In the genome of Rhodospirillales bacterium RIFCSPLOWO2_02_FULL_58_16, one region contains:
- a CDS encoding twin arginine-targeting protein translocase TatC, with protein sequence MAEESIDEQKAPLIEHLIELRRRLINSVIAVILLFFVCYYFATDIYGFLVQPLADAMSGTGGNRRLIFTALHEAFFTYLKVSFFAALFVAFPFISIQVWMFVAPGLYANEKKAFLPFLVATPILFFTGGALVYYFIFPLAWKFFLGFESPGGEGTLPIQLEAKVDQYLSLVMQLIFAFGLCFELPVVMTLLGRIGMVSSKGMKEKRKYAVVLAFIVAAILTPPDVISQIGLAIPIIVLYEISIYCVRMVERTRKENEEKDAA encoded by the coding sequence ATGGCGGAGGAGTCGATAGACGAACAAAAGGCGCCGTTGATCGAGCACCTGATTGAACTGCGTCGCCGGCTTATCAACTCGGTTATTGCCGTCATCCTGCTGTTTTTTGTCTGCTACTACTTCGCCACCGATATCTACGGCTTTCTGGTGCAGCCGCTGGCCGACGCCATGAGCGGGACGGGGGGCAATCGGCGGCTGATCTTTACCGCCCTGCACGAAGCGTTCTTCACCTATCTTAAAGTGTCCTTCTTTGCCGCATTATTCGTGGCCTTTCCGTTCATTTCCATTCAGGTGTGGATGTTCGTCGCGCCGGGGCTTTACGCCAATGAGAAAAAGGCGTTTCTTCCTTTTCTGGTGGCGACGCCGATTCTTTTTTTCACCGGCGGGGCGTTGGTCTACTACTTTATCTTTCCTCTGGCCTGGAAGTTTTTTCTCGGTTTTGAATCGCCGGGCGGCGAAGGAACCCTGCCCATCCAGCTTGAAGCCAAGGTTGATCAGTATTTATCCCTGGTGATGCAGCTTATTTTCGCCTTCGGCCTGTGTTTTGAACTGCCGGTGGTGATGACGCTGCTGGGCCGGATAGGGATGGTCTCGTCCAAGGGAATGAAGGAAAAGCGCAAGTACGCCGTTGTGTTAGCCTTTATCGTAGCGGCCATTCTCACTCCGCCGGACGTCATCAGCCAGATCGGGCTTGCGATTCCGATCATCGTCCTCTACGAAATTTCCATCTATTGCGTACGCATGGTCGAGCGCACCCGCAAGGAGAACGAGGAAAAAGACGCCGCCTAA
- a CDS encoding twin arginine-targeting protein translocase TatB: MFDIGWQELFVIAAVTIVVVGPKELPHILRTMFLWVRKAREIASDFHNGLNDIVNEAGLEDIKEDAKRAAALNFQDEIEKVIDPGKEVAAAFAPEDKPDNAPKDQAPKANEV, translated from the coding sequence ATGTTTGATATCGGTTGGCAGGAACTCTTCGTCATCGCCGCCGTGACCATTGTCGTCGTCGGTCCCAAGGAGCTTCCGCACATCCTGCGCACCATGTTCCTGTGGGTGCGAAAGGCGCGGGAGATTGCCAGTGATTTTCATAACGGCCTTAACGATATCGTCAACGAAGCCGGCCTTGAAGACATCAAGGAGGATGCGAAAAGGGCGGCGGCCCTTAACTTTCAGGACGAAATAGAGAAGGTCATAGACCCCGGCAAGGAGGTCGCGGCCGCTTTTGCTCCTGAAGACAAGCCCGATAACGCGCCGAAGGATCAGGCACCCAAGGCGAACGAGGTTTAG